One region of Faecalibacter bovis genomic DNA includes:
- a CDS encoding 3'-5' exonuclease translates to MLNTIPYKKILFLDIETVPQTDDWNLLSDRTKDLWAKKTAFQRNNDEISPEEFYHDRAGIMAEFGKIVCISCGIVVNENYIHIKSFYGHDEEKILKDFNSMLIENFFKPDHLLCAHNGKEFDFPYLARRMMINQIEIPRILQMFGKKPWEIPHLDTMELWKFGDYKHFTSLDLLANIFEIPTPKDDIDGSQVAKVYYEDNNVERIKDYCEKDVVTLINVFRKMRYENPLVRKEDL, encoded by the coding sequence ATGCTAAACACTATTCCATATAAAAAAATACTTTTCTTAGATATAGAAACAGTTCCGCAAACAGATGATTGGAATTTATTATCTGATCGTACGAAAGATTTATGGGCAAAGAAAACAGCTTTTCAGCGCAATAATGATGAAATTTCTCCTGAAGAATTTTATCATGATCGTGCAGGAATCATGGCTGAATTTGGTAAAATAGTTTGTATTTCTTGTGGAATTGTAGTGAATGAAAATTACATCCATATTAAAAGCTTTTATGGTCATGACGAAGAAAAAATTTTAAAGGATTTTAATTCGATGTTAATCGAGAATTTTTTCAAACCAGATCATTTATTATGTGCACATAACGGGAAAGAATTCGATTTTCCATATCTCGCAAGACGAATGATGATTAACCAAATTGAAATTCCGAGGATTTTGCAAATGTTCGGGAAAAAACCTTGGGAAATTCCACATTTGGACACAATGGAATTATGGAAATTTGGCGATTATAAACATTTTACATCTTTGGATTTGTTGGCAAATATTTTCGAAATTCCAACTCCAAAAGATGACATTGATGGTTCGCAAGTAGCAAAAGTATATTACGAAGATAATAATGTAGAACGCATCAAGGATTATTGCGAAAAAGATGTTGTTACATTAATTAACGTTTTTAGAAAAATGAGATATGAAAATCCTTTAGTTCGTAAAGAAGATTTATAA
- a CDS encoding hemolysin family protein has product MDTYSQISTLFLVANHNVTDEISVAKLLLTVFLVFLNGFFVAAEFAIVKVRSSQIEVNQDINAGVSNVAKLIVNNLDSYLAATQLGITLASLGLGWVGESSLMPVVIKLFEVLGLTGPEWMSFAQNFSFIIAFIIITILHIVFGELAPKSLAIQFPTKTTFTIAWPLRIFYFVFRPVIWLMNGLANMILRAIGIKPIHGGDIHTEEELKMIITESSEGGAIEESERDLIQNVFEFDDRRVINIQTLRKNISAINVTTSVKEAIDYAIEEGYSRYPVYEESLDNIIGILYTKDLMRQLMANPNETDVRGILREPIFISESAMIKHVLKQFQKKRVQMAIVTNEVGEVAGIVSMEDILEELVGEIQDEYDNEDPIVERLDKGVYLVNAHNAISDINRLLPYKFEESEHYDTLAGLISEVCYDRELEEEDVIELNEYTGVVKKMYRNSVEQVLLTIHEGIEILEDPTEDNV; this is encoded by the coding sequence ATGGATACATACTCCCAGATTTCGACATTGTTTTTAGTTGCTAATCACAATGTCACAGATGAAATTTCAGTAGCAAAACTTTTGCTAACAGTTTTTCTTGTTTTCTTAAATGGTTTTTTCGTGGCAGCCGAATTTGCTATTGTGAAAGTAAGATCTTCTCAGATTGAAGTGAACCAGGATATTAATGCTGGTGTCTCTAATGTTGCCAAACTTATCGTAAACAACTTAGATTCCTATCTTGCTGCAACGCAGTTAGGTATTACTTTAGCCTCACTTGGATTAGGTTGGGTTGGAGAATCTTCATTAATGCCTGTAGTAATAAAATTATTTGAAGTTTTAGGATTAACAGGACCAGAATGGATGTCATTTGCACAAAATTTCTCATTCATTATTGCGTTCATAATCATTACAATTTTACACATTGTATTTGGAGAATTAGCGCCTAAATCATTAGCGATTCAATTCCCTACCAAAACAACATTTACCATTGCGTGGCCTTTACGAATTTTCTATTTCGTGTTCAGACCTGTGATTTGGTTAATGAATGGATTGGCGAATATGATTTTACGTGCAATTGGAATCAAACCAATTCATGGTGGTGATATTCATACAGAAGAAGAGCTTAAAATGATTATTACTGAAAGTTCAGAAGGTGGTGCAATTGAAGAATCAGAACGCGATTTAATTCAGAATGTATTCGAATTTGATGATCGTCGAGTTATTAATATTCAAACATTAAGAAAGAATATTTCAGCCATCAATGTTACAACTTCAGTAAAAGAAGCGATTGACTATGCGATAGAAGAAGGTTATTCTCGATATCCTGTTTACGAAGAATCGTTAGATAACATTATTGGTATTTTATATACAAAAGATTTAATGCGTCAGTTAATGGCAAACCCAAATGAAACGGATGTGAGAGGAATCTTACGTGAACCGATTTTTATTTCGGAAAGTGCAATGATTAAACACGTATTAAAACAATTCCAAAAGAAACGTGTACAAATGGCAATCGTTACGAATGAAGTAGGTGAGGTTGCAGGTATTGTTTCTATGGAAGATATTTTAGAGGAATTAGTTGGTGAAATTCAAGATGAATACGACAACGAAGATCCAATTGTAGAGCGTTTAGATAAAGGAGTTTATTTAGTAAATGCACATAATGCAATATCTGATATTAACCGTCTATTACCATACAAATTCGAAGAATCTGAGCATTATGATACGTTAGCTGGATTAATTTCAGAAGTGTGTTATGATCGTGAATTAGAAGAAGAAGATGTAATTGAATTGAACGAATATACTGGTGTCGTTAAAAAGATGTACCGCAATTCGGTAGAACAAGTTTTACTAACAATTCATGAAGGAATTGAAATTTTAGAAGATCCTACAGAAGATAATGTATAA
- the folB gene encoding dihydroneopterin aldolase: MGIIILENIKIYSNHGCLDEEARIGSDYLVDLEARADFSKACESDELVDALDYVTLNNIVKEEVGIRSKLLEHVCKRVLDRIGQELTTVTYAKIKLSKVNPPIGGHVEKVSIILEKEY, from the coding sequence ATGGGAATTATTATTTTAGAAAATATTAAAATCTATTCGAATCACGGGTGTTTAGACGAAGAAGCTCGTATTGGATCTGATTATTTAGTGGATTTAGAAGCTCGTGCAGATTTTTCTAAGGCTTGTGAGTCGGACGAATTAGTGGATGCATTAGATTATGTAACATTAAATAATATTGTAAAGGAAGAAGTTGGAATTCGTTCAAAATTATTAGAACATGTGTGTAAAAGAGTCTTAGATCGTATAGGTCAAGAACTTACAACTGTAACTTATGCGAAGATTAAACTTTCTAAGGTAAATCCTCCTATTGGTGGGCATGTAGAAAAAGTAAGTATTATTTTAGAAAAAGAATATTAG
- a CDS encoding superoxide dismutase, protein MAFELPQLPYALDALEPHIDAKTMEIHHGKHHAAYTTNLNAAIEGTDLANATIEEILANGTGTPAVRNNGGGFYNHNLFWETLAPNAGGNPTGELAEAIDAAFGSFDAFKDEFSKAAATRFGSGWAWLVVVDGKLVVTSTPNQDNPLMPVADVQGQPILGLDVWEHAYYLNYQNRRPDYINAFFNVVNWAKVAELYAAAK, encoded by the coding sequence ATGGCATTTGAATTACCACAATTACCATATGCATTAGATGCATTAGAGCCTCATATTGACGCTAAAACAATGGAAATCCACCACGGGAAACACCATGCAGCATACACTACAAACTTAAATGCAGCTATCGAAGGAACTGATTTAGCTAACGCTACAATTGAAGAAATTTTAGCAAACGGAACGGGAACTCCAGCTGTACGTAACAATGGTGGAGGTTTTTACAACCACAACTTATTTTGGGAAACATTAGCTCCAAACGCAGGTGGTAACCCAACTGGTGAGTTAGCTGAAGCAATTGACGCTGCTTTCGGATCATTCGACGCATTTAAAGATGAATTTTCTAAAGCTGCTGCAACACGCTTTGGATCAGGATGGGCTTGGTTAGTTGTTGTTGATGGAAAATTAGTTGTTACTTCTACTCCAAATCAAGACAACCCATTAATGCCAGTTGCTGACGTTCAAGGTCAACCAATTTTAGGTTTAGATGTTTGGGAGCACGCTTACTACTTAAACTACCAAAACCGTCGTCCAGACTACATCAACGCTTTCTTTAACGTTGTAAACTGGGCTAAAGTTGCTGAGTTATACGCAGCTGCAAAATAA
- a CDS encoding ABC transporter ATP-binding protein, with amino-acid sequence MNASTKSQPWIIEVKNLSVSFGDKQVLNNINFKVHQGETLGIVGESGSGKSITSLAIMGLLSPMAKIHHGSEILFHQNGATINLLELDSDEIRKIRGNDIAMIFQEPMTSLNPSLRCGEQVEESILLHQKLSKTDAKAKVISLFEKVKLPNPERVYKAYPHELSGGQKQRVMIAMAIACEPKLLIADEPTTALDVTVQKATLDLLKELQQEENMSMIFISHDLGVIANVCEEVLVMFRGDVVEQGNVTEIFNHPKENYTKGLIACRPRLEERYKRLPTVKDFLKDANHQSEIYTADKREKFHQKIYNQTPILEVKNLKKYFYPSSLFGQSEIPNVKAVDDISFKVYPGETLGLVGESGSGKTTLSRTVLLLEKPTAGEIYFNGTDITKLKKEEVRKLRRDIQIIFQDPYSSLNPRHTIAQIITEPMEVHKIGSNKKERLETSKSLLEKVGLSAADLNKYPHEFSGGQRQRVGIARALALQPKFIICDESVSALDVSVQAQVLNLLNDLKSEYGFTYIFISHDLAVVKYMSDQLLVMQHGEMKELDDADIVYANPSTTYTQELIASIPKL; translated from the coding sequence ATGAACGCATCAACAAAGTCGCAACCTTGGATAATTGAAGTTAAAAACTTATCTGTTTCTTTTGGAGATAAACAAGTTTTAAATAATATAAATTTTAAAGTACATCAAGGAGAAACTCTTGGAATTGTCGGAGAATCTGGTTCTGGAAAATCAATTACTTCTTTGGCTATTATGGGATTATTATCTCCTATGGCCAAAATTCATCACGGTAGTGAAATTCTGTTTCATCAAAACGGTGCTACCATCAATTTACTTGAGTTAGACTCTGATGAAATCAGAAAAATTCGTGGAAACGATATCGCTATGATATTCCAAGAACCTATGACCTCATTAAATCCTAGTTTACGTTGTGGTGAACAAGTGGAAGAATCTATCTTATTACATCAAAAACTTTCTAAAACTGACGCTAAAGCTAAGGTTATAAGTTTATTTGAGAAAGTTAAACTTCCGAATCCTGAACGTGTTTATAAAGCTTATCCACATGAATTATCTGGTGGACAAAAGCAACGCGTGATGATTGCTATGGCAATTGCGTGCGAGCCAAAATTATTAATCGCAGATGAGCCAACAACTGCTTTAGATGTAACGGTACAAAAGGCTACTTTGGATCTTTTGAAAGAATTACAACAAGAAGAAAACATGAGCATGATTTTTATTTCTCATGATTTGGGTGTGATTGCTAATGTTTGTGAAGAAGTTTTAGTCATGTTTAGAGGTGATGTTGTAGAGCAAGGAAATGTTACCGAAATATTTAATCATCCGAAAGAAAATTATACAAAAGGGTTAATTGCGTGTCGTCCTCGATTAGAAGAACGCTACAAAAGATTACCAACCGTAAAAGATTTCTTGAAAGATGCTAATCATCAGTCTGAAATTTATACAGCTGATAAAAGAGAAAAATTTCATCAAAAAATTTATAATCAAACTCCAATTTTAGAAGTTAAAAATTTAAAGAAATATTTTTATCCTTCTTCATTATTTGGTCAGTCTGAAATTCCTAATGTAAAAGCGGTTGATGATATCTCCTTTAAGGTTTATCCTGGCGAAACTTTAGGTTTAGTGGGTGAATCTGGTTCTGGTAAAACTACTTTATCACGAACAGTTTTGTTATTAGAAAAACCAACTGCTGGTGAAATCTACTTCAACGGAACAGATATTACAAAACTAAAGAAAGAGGAAGTAAGAAAATTAAGACGTGATATTCAAATCATTTTTCAAGATCCATATTCTAGTCTAAATCCGCGCCATACCATTGCTCAAATTATCACTGAACCGATGGAAGTACATAAAATAGGATCGAATAAAAAAGAACGACTTGAAACTTCAAAATCCCTTTTAGAGAAAGTAGGTTTATCAGCTGCAGATCTAAACAAATATCCACACGAATTTTCTGGTGGACAAAGACAACGTGTAGGAATCGCACGTGCTTTAGCATTACAGCCTAAATTCATCATCTGTGACGAATCCGTTTCTGCTTTAGATGTTTCTGTGCAAGCACAAGTTTTAAACCTTTTAAATGACCTAAAATCGGAATATGGTTTTACATACATTTTTATTTCTCATGATTTAGCTGTCGTAAAATATATGTCAGATCAATTACTTGTAATGCAACATGGCGAAATGAAAGAGTTAGATGATGCCGACATTGTATATGCCAATCCATCTACAACATACACGCAAGAATTAATTGCTTCAATTCCTAAATTATAA
- a CDS encoding SurA N-terminal domain-containing protein, which translates to MAVLGEIRKKTWLIFVVIGIAMLAFVAGDLFGENSKIKQLFTGDPNQVGSINGESIGINEYYSAQESVQNMLQQQGQNVSANQLAQQTWSSLVSQKVLKQHAEKLGLKVSDDEFWSYVAQNFGMKSPAEAQQQIAQLEQAAAADPNMMQNYKGWLQTSEQIKLEILSRKYLSYVMAGTAVTAKEADLQQTYNGSNATIDYAFVDYKTLAKKLNVTISDDEINAYTSKFPKRYEANGLVKVAYTYFPAKASSQDDQVALGNIKKYLSQQIKHDAVNNVTDTIEAFGSAKNDSIYVSLNSDQPFISNYFSREDLAKSNLTPEILEFFKTAQVGQVGGPYKVGDTYQIYKFSKSKEVKDSVNSNTVYQIANLVKRIEPSKATTDAAFKNARTFAQNVENKSLNDFTAVAKKSNFVNGTSESIERFAPSIAQELPADQTDKILSWAFDKKTAEGATNLFTSENGDYIVVHLVNRFDKGLAAPSVVREFVEPILLQEKISKLVDEKIGTGGIDAFIKQFGGAKATTAVNFGNSNIQGVGLEPRVVGAAFGVKPNTSSKAIAGNAGVFYITPKSQNVPTGQKGNMLLENLNRQLKGQVSQTLLPSLIQAADIKDNRDRIIK; encoded by the coding sequence ATGGCAGTTTTAGGAGAAATTCGTAAAAAAACCTGGTTAATTTTCGTGGTAATCGGAATAGCAATGCTTGCTTTCGTAGCGGGTGATTTATTCGGAGAAAACTCAAAAATTAAACAGTTATTCACAGGAGATCCTAACCAAGTAGGAAGTATCAATGGTGAAAGTATTGGTATTAATGAATATTATTCTGCTCAAGAATCTGTACAAAACATGTTACAGCAACAAGGGCAAAATGTTTCAGCTAACCAATTAGCACAACAAACTTGGTCAAGTTTAGTGAGCCAAAAAGTATTAAAGCAACATGCAGAAAAATTAGGTTTAAAAGTATCTGATGATGAGTTTTGGAGCTATGTAGCACAAAATTTCGGGATGAAATCTCCAGCAGAAGCGCAACAACAAATTGCTCAGTTAGAGCAAGCAGCAGCTGCAGATCCTAACATGATGCAAAACTACAAAGGTTGGTTACAAACATCTGAACAGATTAAATTAGAAATTTTATCTCGTAAATACTTAAGCTACGTAATGGCTGGTACAGCAGTTACAGCTAAAGAAGCAGATTTACAACAAACATACAATGGTTCTAATGCAACGATTGATTATGCTTTTGTAGATTATAAAACATTAGCAAAAAAATTAAACGTTACGATTTCTGATGATGAAATTAATGCGTATACGTCTAAATTTCCAAAACGTTACGAAGCTAATGGATTAGTAAAAGTTGCTTATACATATTTCCCAGCAAAAGCATCTAGCCAAGATGATCAGGTTGCATTAGGAAATATCAAAAAGTATTTATCACAACAAATTAAACATGATGCAGTAAATAATGTGACGGATACAATTGAGGCATTTGGATCAGCGAAAAACGATTCAATCTATGTTTCTTTAAATTCAGATCAACCATTTATTTCTAACTATTTTTCTAGAGAAGATTTAGCAAAATCTAATTTAACGCCAGAAATTTTAGAATTCTTTAAAACTGCACAAGTTGGTCAAGTTGGTGGACCTTATAAAGTAGGAGATACTTATCAAATCTATAAATTCTCTAAATCTAAAGAGGTTAAAGATTCAGTAAATTCTAATACTGTTTACCAAATCGCAAACTTAGTAAAACGTATCGAACCATCTAAAGCGACTACGGATGCAGCATTTAAAAATGCTCGTACTTTCGCTCAAAATGTAGAAAATAAATCATTAAACGATTTTACAGCTGTTGCTAAAAAATCAAATTTTGTTAATGGAACTTCAGAATCAATTGAGCGTTTTGCACCATCAATTGCTCAAGAATTACCAGCAGACCAAACAGATAAAATTTTATCTTGGGCATTTGATAAGAAAACAGCAGAAGGTGCTACAAACTTATTTACTTCAGAAAATGGAGATTATATCGTCGTTCACTTAGTAAATCGTTTTGACAAAGGTTTAGCTGCTCCATCAGTAGTTAGAGAATTTGTAGAGCCAATTTTATTACAAGAGAAAATCTCTAAATTAGTTGATGAAAAAATTGGTACTGGAGGTATCGACGCATTCATTAAACAATTCGGAGGTGCAAAAGCAACAACAGCAGTTAACTTTGGAAACTCAAACATCCAAGGTGTAGGTTTAGAGCCTCGTGTTGTAGGAGCTGCATTTGGTGTTAAACCAAACACATCTTCTAAAGCAATTGCTGGTAATGCAGGTGTATTCTACATTACTCCAAAGTCTCAAAATGTTCCAACAGGACAAAAAGGAAACATGTTATTAGAAAACTTAAATCGTCAATTAAAAGGACAAGTTTCTCAAACATTATTACCTTCATTAATCCAAGCGGCTGATATTAAAGATAACCGCGACAGAATTATTAAATAA
- a CDS encoding serine hydrolase domain-containing protein codes for MKTIWKIIKWILIIIALLLLALYFTGNAYIIRGVQLTYLKGEKTANINDYKDFDNNVILAGTPQYWQNHSAYNQIQINPAFEKELIDYETASFIIIKDGQLLTEKYYTGYNESSITNSFSVAKSITTMLIGKAIEDGYIKSFDQKITDFLPEFKNDEFGKKCTIADLSAMTSGYDWSEDYYLPLNPTAKAYYGDNIEEQILNRKFIKNPGGHFEYLSGDTQLLGIVLKRALKNKSISQYAQEVLWQPMGMEFDAQWSKDNPNGMEKTYCCFNTTGRDFAKLGQLLLNNGKWNNKQILDSAFVQKMVQPNLKAFKKDEVPIYGHSIWMDPSYKTPFYAMLGHLGQRVIIIPSQNLIVVRTGKKHLDQPQTNAIKDGDVYRLVDEAMRINQNIR; via the coding sequence ATGAAAACAATCTGGAAGATTATAAAATGGATTTTAATTATTATTGCTTTACTGCTTCTTGCTCTGTATTTTACGGGTAATGCATACATCATTCGAGGTGTGCAATTAACCTATCTAAAAGGAGAAAAAACAGCAAATATTAACGATTATAAAGACTTCGACAATAATGTCATCTTGGCAGGAACTCCACAGTATTGGCAAAATCATTCGGCGTATAATCAAATTCAAATAAACCCTGCATTTGAAAAAGAATTAATTGATTACGAAACTGCTTCATTTATTATAATTAAAGATGGACAATTATTAACTGAAAAATATTACACAGGATATAACGAATCTAGTATTACCAATTCTTTTTCGGTAGCTAAATCTATTACGACAATGCTAATTGGGAAAGCGATTGAAGATGGTTATATTAAAAGTTTTGATCAAAAAATAACTGATTTCCTACCTGAATTTAAAAACGATGAATTTGGTAAAAAATGTACTATTGCCGATTTATCTGCAATGACATCTGGATACGATTGGTCTGAAGATTATTATCTTCCATTAAACCCTACTGCGAAAGCATATTATGGTGATAATATTGAAGAACAAATTCTAAATCGAAAATTTATTAAAAATCCAGGAGGACATTTTGAATATCTTTCTGGTGATACACAATTATTAGGAATTGTTTTAAAACGTGCTTTAAAAAATAAATCTATTTCACAGTACGCACAAGAAGTTTTGTGGCAACCAATGGGGATGGAATTCGATGCGCAATGGTCGAAAGATAATCCGAATGGTATGGAAAAAACATATTGTTGTTTTAATACAACAGGTCGTGATTTCGCAAAATTAGGTCAATTACTTTTAAATAACGGAAAGTGGAATAATAAACAAATATTAGATTCAGCATTTGTGCAAAAAATGGTTCAACCTAATCTGAAAGCATTCAAAAAAGATGAAGTTCCTATTTATGGCCATTCTATTTGGATGGATCCATCTTATAAAACTCCATTTTATGCCATGTTAGGACATTTAGGACAACGTGTAATTATAATTCCTTCGCAAAATTTAATCGTGGTTAGAACTGGAAAAAAACACCTTGATCAACCACAAACTAATGCTATAAAAGATGGTGATGTTTACCGCTTGGTAGATGAAGCTATGCGTATTAATCAAAATATAAGATAA
- a CDS encoding toxin-antitoxin system YwqK family antitoxin, with translation MGLFNNKKYKNVKLDQLRFEIGRCYYKNSYDLFTGVAESFHSNGKLFQQINFANGLRHGSYKAFHDNGQLEIELKYDRGEPTEKFKSYYEDGKLREEGSYLISKRSIYYEFEKNLSLYFHSNETPTGYLYGNLKSYYRNGQIKLDFEFSFGRRHGICKKFHENGQLAEIGEFDHDNFIGDHKKYSESGVLLTIKCYENNTLVFHREFNTNGKVKRSISYKNNFLDGYINLYDDHGNLKNEIEFYNGELVHYYSNNQNL, from the coding sequence ATGGGCTTATTTAATAATAAGAAATATAAGAATGTTAAGTTAGATCAATTAAGATTCGAAATCGGTAGATGTTATTATAAAAATAGTTATGATTTATTTACGGGAGTTGCAGAATCATTTCATAGTAATGGAAAACTTTTTCAGCAAATAAATTTTGCAAATGGATTAAGACACGGATCTTATAAAGCTTTTCACGATAATGGTCAACTTGAAATTGAATTGAAATATGATAGAGGAGAACCAACTGAAAAATTTAAATCATATTATGAAGATGGTAAATTACGAGAAGAAGGTAGTTATTTGATAAGTAAAAGATCTATATATTATGAATTTGAAAAAAATTTAAGTTTATATTTTCATTCAAATGAAACTCCTACCGGATATTTATATGGTAACTTAAAAAGTTACTATAGAAATGGACAAATTAAATTAGATTTTGAATTTTCTTTTGGTCGTCGTCATGGTATTTGTAAGAAATTTCACGAAAATGGTCAACTTGCAGAAATTGGAGAATTTGATCATGATAATTTTATAGGTGATCATAAAAAATATTCAGAATCAGGTGTGTTATTAACTATAAAATGTTACGAAAATAATACGCTAGTATTTCATAGAGAATTTAATACAAATGGAAAAGTTAAAAGATCTATAAGTTATAAAAACAATTTTTTAGATGGGTATATAAATTTATATGATGATCATGGGAATTTAAAAAATGAAATAGAGTTTTATAATGGAGAACTAGTGCATTATTATAGTAATAATCAAAATCTTTAA
- a CDS encoding 5' nucleotidase, NT5C type, producing the protein MTNKKVVYIDLDGVIVDLIGELNHELSTSTKVYEDPTDLIDDSETIFLNAKPIPHALESINELEKHYDVYILSTAPWHNIHSWSQKRIWVEKYLPSMYKKLILTHHKEQLIGDYLIDDRTKNGAGEFKGEHIHIFTDQFPTWQSVTDYLIPKN; encoded by the coding sequence ATGACAAATAAAAAAGTAGTTTACATCGATCTTGATGGTGTAATTGTAGATTTAATTGGTGAATTAAACCACGAATTATCAACCTCAACAAAAGTTTATGAAGATCCAACTGATTTAATTGATGATTCTGAAACCATCTTCCTTAATGCAAAGCCAATTCCTCATGCATTAGAATCTATCAACGAACTAGAAAAACATTACGATGTTTACATTCTTTCTACCGCGCCTTGGCACAATATCCACTCTTGGTCACAAAAACGCATTTGGGTAGAAAAATATCTTCCGTCGATGTACAAAAAATTAATTTTAACTCACCACAAAGAACAATTAATAGGTGATTATTTAATTGATGACCGAACAAAGAATGGTGCAGGTGAATTTAAAGGTGAACACATTCACATTTTTACCGATCAATTTCCGACTTGGCAAAGTGTAACTGATTATTTAATTCCTAAAAACTAA
- the lptC gene encoding LPS export ABC transporter periplasmic protein LptC — MNKSVKNRLWNTLKSFLVILPLLFALISCERQTPALTKGKKTNFPNRSLIDANIIFKDSGKVTMNLRSPLIEEYSLIDSPYTIFKKGLELDFYEKGKEKPGFFKADWGKLSDATGIYEGRGNVIIVTDEGDSVKSEQLFWNKNKKMIYSTKQVELIGKDGSRVTAKNGIEASDDLETYTLFNNEGYILMGEDQKF, encoded by the coding sequence ATGAATAAAAGTGTAAAAAATAGATTGTGGAATACTTTAAAATCATTTTTAGTAATTCTTCCTCTACTTTTTGCACTTATTTCTTGTGAAAGACAAACACCTGCTTTAACAAAAGGTAAAAAAACAAATTTCCCGAATAGAAGTCTTATAGATGCAAATATCATTTTTAAAGATTCTGGGAAAGTGACAATGAACTTGCGTTCACCTTTAATTGAAGAATATAGCTTGATAGATTCACCATATACAATTTTTAAGAAAGGTTTGGAGTTAGATTTCTATGAAAAAGGAAAAGAAAAACCAGGTTTTTTTAAAGCTGATTGGGGAAAATTAAGTGATGCAACAGGAATTTATGAAGGCCGTGGTAATGTAATAATTGTTACAGACGAAGGCGATTCAGTAAAATCGGAACAATTATTTTGGAATAAAAACAAGAAAATGATTTATTCCACAAAACAAGTCGAACTAATAGGTAAAGACGGGAGCAGAGTAACGGCTAAGAATGGAATTGAAGCTTCAGATGATTTAGAAACATATACTCTTTTCAATAACGAAGGATATATCTTAATGGGTGAGGATCAAAAATTTTAA